Genomic window (Arachis hypogaea cultivar Tifrunner chromosome 13, arahy.Tifrunner.gnm2.J5K5, whole genome shotgun sequence):
CATACTTGATGATGTGTCACTTGTACGATTGCATCCGCAgtgacaaaaatattttcttaccatatgatatatttttaacctgctttttcaaatattttgatGTTGATCTAACTGATgagaaataaaagaataaaacttCTTATCTGAAAGGCAGTGGTGCAATAAAACAATCTAAGAAAAAAAGGGCTAGGGCTGAAAAAAACACTATCATGGAAGAAGAAGACAATGAAAGTCTTCCTTCCACCCTTGGCTACTAGTATATCCTCCTCCGACAGGTATTTGGTCAATGATGTAGTGAAAGACGTTCTACAAGAATTCGTAAATATGACCAAACATCTCATCAACTCAAGTAAGCAAGCAAGAAAATTAgcaatttagaataaaaattcttTGAAAAAGTCTTAGGGCCGAGTTGAAGTACTTCTTAATTACATTATTGATTCTTTGGGAGATGAATCGATTCAATCTAATAAAAAAGATGAAGAGGTCTTGGAAATCGAGAATGAGAGCTCTGATATTTAGACTATTGTCTCTATTGCTGCTGCTTAAAATTTATTCCTGCTGTGTGTGTAACTTTGAACTGATGAATTTTTATGCCTAACAAAAACATTTTGTGCAGGGTATATTTTTACTTCTTtgatgacaaaagagagtaaaaataaaaaatgaattgaaTGAATGACGAATATTAGGTGTGTTTGATGTTATGTTtggtgctatttttaatgctaatCCTTCGTTGGTTGGTGTTGCTTTATTGAATTGAGGATTGACAGTTTATtgagttttttttaatatattattaagctGGTTTTAATGTTAAATGATTTGGTTAGATTGATAGACCAGACTATTTTGTATAATTGTAaatgttaattatattttttgcatAAGCATTGCtgttttaaaagtaatttcaAGATTTAGGgaatatttgaataaaagaaatggGGGAGATCAACAGGATAttaaattactaattaatttgTTGTTTTATTATCAAGTTAATGCAAGCTctacaaaataaaattcaaatttaacaactgAAATTAAATAATTCACATTAAATATATATCGATTTTGCATTTTATATGACATTCATATTACTTCTTTTTAgtaatgataaatttttttaaggtgtatatatttttttattttgaactcttttagttttatataatatattattcaatatatgtcgtaactttatatatattcattatctcaattcatattatcatatCGTAAGAACTTTATTATAAAACAAATATTCaataataattaactattttGAGCAAAAAATTCATCAATAAATTGTTGtggataaaaaatatttcaaaaaagttAATCAATATATTCTCAAATTATGTAGACGATTCTATCAACGAATATATAACTCTGAACTTTTTAGTTCACATACAATTAAATGCTATATTTATGCCATGAAAAATTGTTCTTCGGCGAAAAAATATCCCCACACAATTGCCTTGATTAAATAACTCTTAAcattcaaatattttttgaataagtgcCAACATAATAACCCGACTAGAATTAGGGActcatcatattattattattaacgttATTTTTTAATCGAGTtataattcattttattttttaagtttagtcTGGATTATATGACCGGCAGATAAAATTTGGAGACTATAATCTATTATACTATAACTCaatttttattgtatataatgACTCATAACTTAACTTTATTTGTCTTAATTCGAAGTTTGTAACCGACAAGTTTAATGACCTTTATTACTATTTTAATGATCAACCGGTCATATTATCAATGTTCTTCATCAATCATTTGCGTATCAAAGACACCTTTTGTATCTACTATCGAACAAGTATCAACATAAAAACAGCATGGCTAAAAATTAAGTGTGGCAATTGATACCAAAAAACATAGCCATAGAGGATTGGGCACGACTGAACCGGTGGCCCTTTAAAAAGTGTGGCAATAGGTAAAAAAAACATACCTAATTTTTATGGTTATACTTTTTTTAGCTTTTTGGCACATTTTTTAAGCGTGACAAAAATCAATTTTCTTGTAGTAGTACCACCTACCATTTTAGTATTCGAGTTATACTTACTccataaaaaaaaacatattataaTATCACAAGAAACGAGCTAACCTCAGATATTTATTTACACAAGAACATGTTTACATCGTAATCCATACTAGTTGAATCCATATATTTAACAAAAGTGTTTAATTCACATCAATTAAGTTACACGTTAAATTAATTAAGCCTGCGGCCACAGTTTGACGGGCTAGTCAGTTAGTCCACCTTAAGAACATATATTATGATAGGCTAACAAAACACACACTTCAATAACCTCTCTAAATatcaaattttatctttaatttttagaCTATATTGATCTTAATATATTCTAACAGGTGAAAAACCATTAAAAAAGTGACAAAAGACGAAGAGATGATAAATTATCGAAAGATGACAAAAAATATATGGTTTCTCCATAAAAAACATAATATCCTATAaaaaattctaatgaaaactaattgAACTTAATATATTCTAATATGGtcattatttttcttatttatttctgaTGCATAATAATAAGTGACAAGTCAAAATAATAAAGATGCAAAGTGAACCTGTGAGGATTAAAGTGGTGTAACTGCAAACACAGGTTTTCATTTTAGACAATCCGTCTTGTTCCTGTGTAGTGAGTTTCGTCAAGGATGTATAACTCGTCCTATCTAAATGTATGTTTGTCCTTACTTGAAGTTGATGAGATATACTTCACCTTCAAGAGAACAAGTGATCGATGGTGGATACTTACAAAAATATTTGGACactcaaataaaaaaagagaataaaataaatagtgtGTATTCAAAAGAAACCgcatactttttcttttgttaagatTTTCTATTTTATAAGGTGTCTTAAAATGATTACATTGTTGACTTAATATTGTGGTAACCACTCTTAAAATCTTATTAAGCTCttgccaaaaaaattataaatgttagtATGTATGCTTGAATAAACACGTTTAATTATTCGGTTCTAATTAGAGGCGGATTTAGGGGGATCAGCATGGCCATGGCCCTCTCCCTAAATTTTCAaaacttaaaatatatttaatataatatctaaaacttttaaaaatatatcttcTAATTCAATGATTAAAGGGAGACATTTTATCCTCCAAAACATGGGTTTAAATTCCAttttttgcattttaaatttattttcttttgttcttttatttttttttattattcttctatctattattatataaaaatactttagtttttataataatttctaattgaatgcaataagaaaatatatactaaaaataaattagattaaattttattttttatgatattaaaatcaaaatatattaagtaaattatttattaatatgaatatattttatatattatattcattaatttattttaaatacatatattaaaagCATTAGAGaaacaaatttatattatttatgttatatcttttataataaagataaaaattaaaattttataaaaaaaactgatataaatgattttttaaaattaattttagtttaaaataatattaaaatatacaattatttttttattaaaactttcaattttaatatagcactttcaattttttgttttcgaCCTCCTCTTTATAAGATTTCTGGATCCACCACTAATTCCAATTAATAGGTAATGCGAGCCGAATTATAACTAATGGTTCACGTTTGTTTTCCAAACTAACCTAATTCAGTTAATATTTAGCTCATTAAGGATTGGACTATAAACGGGTTTGGCTAACCTGTATACCTttaattttcttatcatttttGTCCTACGAGCTATGTCCTCTCATGTATTTTTTagtaaaaagatgaaaaaaaaaaacgtttcTAATTATTTCATTGCTACAAAATTCTATCCATCTTATAATCTTTCCAATTTTTATAGATAATTAGGTATTAGTTTTAAACTCTTGAAAGATGTATAACTATgtttgggaaaaaaaaaaaaaggaaggaaagGCGTATAATTACGACTCTAGAATTGAAAATATATAGTACATATTCAGTGAATAGAATTGGGACCACAACAATTTTGTACCACTCCAAGCAATGAATAATGCATATCTTCCAAAAGCAGACTTCACTTGCTTCTATATGCCTCCCTTTACTATCAAATAATGTCCTTTTTGTCCTGACTTTGAAATTTGAATGCATATATGCAAGCTAGACAAGCAAGAAAAGAAGCACCAAATTTCTCGTCCTTTTGCTGATCAAAAGTTGATAGATATGAAATTATTTGAATACGTCtcacataattttttttggaagaaATAATTTTGAATATGGACAAaagttttagaatttaaagaaataattGATGACGACTAAAAAGAAATAAGTGAATTTATATTTTCTCAATTTCATATCCCTATcattggttttttattttttcttttttaatatattcaTTTTCTTTCAAATCATCGATAAAAATTAACTATGGAAATATGAACATTTTTTTAGCAGAAATAAACCACATCCGagaaaaataaacttgttttaaCTGCTGTAGCTAGTTTAGTAATGTAACAATAttaaagtgccaaataaatacttCTTCCTtctaaaaataattcttttttacttttttaagttcattaaaaaattaatatatttagacAATCATTTTATGTAAATACATGACTTTTTTAATGAATCTAAAAAATAAACGAAacacttaatttaaaaaaaaaaaagaaaaattgttagTTTAGCTTAGCTTGTAACAAAAAGATGAAACATCAAAATCAAAATGCTAAATTTACACgagtaaatttttataaaagtccCTGAGATTCAGCGGattactcaatttggtccctgaaGTTCCAATTTTACTATAGTGGTCCTCCAGATTCAGCTCCGGGCATCATAGTGATCCTTGAATCAATTCCAATGCTGACTTGGCTGACAAAATGCCAATGCGGCACTCTTTTGCCACACTGGAGGTTCTCAAAATGACGCCGTTTTAATTTGGTGCATATTCTTGGGCAAAACAAGACCCTTTAGGTGTGAAAGTTGCATCAAAATAGGCTTGATCAAACATAGGAGTGCCACATCAACACTCTATCAGCGGAGTCAGCACCGAAATTGACCCAGGGACCACTATGGTGTCCGAAACTGAGTCTGGAGGACCACTATGATAAAATTGGAACTTCAAAAACCAAAATGGATAATCCGCTTAATCTCATGAACCATTATGTGGATTTACTCAAATTTACACATACATCTATTTCACAAAGCTAAATGCAAGATTGGTaataattaaattacatatataactCAACATTAATTTGCAACGTCTCTATCAAGTTCACAACATATATGCCTGAATGCCTGAATCTGACTAAATGATACTCTACAAATTTGtacattcaaaaaaatatattaaaaatgaagtAGCAGCCTTGACTCAGAACAAGAGAAGACACATAACCAAGCAGCAGAAGAGGAAAAAACATATTCTACTGAGTGATTCATCAGCTTCCATTAATTGCCTTCTGATCCTTGGGTTACTACTCCCTGAAAGACAataagaatttggatatgtataCATGTTTCTCAATTGATTACCAAACACCCTTGCATATATCATCTCACCAAAAATTCCAGATGTTGAAGTGTAACTGCTTTGAATCGAGTCGAATGGTCGAGGTTGATTAGTTTGAGAAGTAGACTGTAAAACAGATGCTGCAGGATTGTATGGTCTCCGGCCAGGGGGTCTTCTAGGTATTGAAGAGCCTGATTGGCGAGCATTTTTCCCGGACGGCGTTGCGACTTGGTTCCGGCCGTAGAGTGGAACTAGGGAGGATTGAGAAACTTCTGATTTGCACACAGGACATTGTGGCTTCTGCTGCTCCATGTTTTTGGAAGAGATGGTTTGGATATGGAGCCATTTGTAAATGCAGGGCCAGCAGTAGAGATGGCCGCAAAGGGTAACTACCGGTTCTTGCACACATTCTAGGCAGATGTTGCAGTCGAATCCTTCGGTGGCA
Coding sequences:
- the LOC112737656 gene encoding E3 ubiquitin-protein ligase RMA1H1 isoform X1 produces the protein MISRFKHLQEKSVLIQTKNMTSDQYFRDAAREISTLEDIPSLEKWKSSTNAGVDSDRNATEGFDCNICLECVQEPVVTLCGHLYCWPCIYKWLHIQTISSKNMEQQKPQCPVCKSEVSQSSLVPLYGRNQVATPSGKNARQSGSSIPRRPPGRRPYNPAASVLQSTSQTNQPRPFDSIQSSYTSTSGIFGEMIYARVFGNQLRNMYTYPNSYCLSGSSNPRIRRQLMEADESLSRICFFLFCCLVMCLLLF
- the LOC112737656 gene encoding E3 ubiquitin-protein ligase RMA1H1 isoform X3, with the protein product MISRFKHLQEKSVLIQTKNMTSDQYFRDAAREISTLEDIPSLEKWKSSTNAGVDSDRNATEGFDCNICLECVQEPVVTLCGHLYCWPCIYKWLHIQTISSKNMEQQKPQCPVCKSEVSQSSLVPLYGRNQVATPSGKNARQSGSSIPRRPPGRRPYNPAASVLQSTSQTNQPRPFDSIQSSYTSTSGIFGSSNPRIRRQLMEADESLSRICFFLFCCLVMCLLLF
- the LOC112737656 gene encoding E3 ubiquitin-protein ligase RMA1H1 isoform X2, producing MTSDQYFRDAAREISTLEDIPSLEKWKSSTNAGVDSDRNATEGFDCNICLECVQEPVVTLCGHLYCWPCIYKWLHIQTISSKNMEQQKPQCPVCKSEVSQSSLVPLYGRNQVATPSGKNARQSGSSIPRRPPGRRPYNPAASVLQSTSQTNQPRPFDSIQSSYTSTSGIFGEMIYARVFGNQLRNMYTYPNSYCLSGSSNPRIRRQLMEADESLSRICFFLFCCLVMCLLLF
- the LOC112737656 gene encoding E3 ubiquitin-protein ligase RMA1H1 isoform X4, producing the protein MTSDQYFRDAAREISTLEDIPSLEKWKSSTNAGVDSDRNATEGFDCNICLECVQEPVVTLCGHLYCWPCIYKWLHIQTISSKNMEQQKPQCPVCKSEVSQSSLVPLYGRNQVATPSGKNARQSGSSIPRRPPGRRPYNPAASVLQSTSQTNQPRPFDSIQSSYTSTSGIFGSSNPRIRRQLMEADESLSRICFFLFCCLVMCLLLF